TGCTCTTTTCGCTCGTGCAGCAGGGCTTGAATTTATGCATAAAGATGATTCACCAGTTTGGCAAAGCGCTTGTAAATGGGCTTTTACCATCGGTAGTTTTCTTATCGCTTTCTTATTCGGTGTTACATTCGCTAACCTATACTATGGATTACAAATTGGTAAGGATGGTTATGAAGGAACATTATTTACTTTACTAAATCATTATGGTATTTTAGGCGGTCTTTTCTTCACAGCAATCTTCGTTGTCTCTGGATCGCTTTGGGTTATGATTAAAACGTCTGGAGAAGTAGCAGATCGCGCTTATAAAATTGCAAAACCATTTTCAATGACAGCAGCTATCTTACTAGCAATCTTCTATGTAGCAACTGCAAATCGGACAAACTTATTCCAAAACTTCACAGAATATCCCGTACTATTCATTGTCCCAGCTCTTGCTATGATATTAAGCATTATAACAATCGCTATGGTATACAAACATAAAATTGGTTTTGCCTTTACAACGGTTTGCTTAACAATTGCGATGTTTATGGCAACTGGCTTTATTGGCATGTTCCCGCGCATGTTACCATCGCGCATTAATGACGCATACAGCACAACGCTATATAAAGCAGCTGGCAGTGAATTAAACTTAAAAATTATGTTCTTCGTCGCTTTAATCATGGTACCAATTGTTATTGGATATCAACTTTGGAGCTATAGTATCTTTAAAGAAAAAATCCATAAAGACTCTGCCAAAGGATATCACTAAAATATGAAAAAGACACTCTAAAAAGAGTGTCTTTTTCTGCCTACACGTATGATTTTCGATTAGAAGTTATGTGTTAAAACCTAACAACTATGACAAAGAAAATTACCAACAGCTTTCATTATGATTATATCATACACAATCCTTATCAATTCTATGCAATTTTACATATTTAGATTACAAAAATAAACCGAATTCCTTAAACAGTGCAGTACGGGTTCTATTATTTTCCTGCTTTCTTTCGTTCACAAGCAATGCCATCACCATCTCGGTCTAAATGCTTGCCGTAATACGGGCTCTCTTTCGTAATATCATAAATACCAGCAGCGTTTGCTTCTTTACAGTTCGCAAAGCGGTTCGGCTTTGTTTCTGGTTTCACGACTGGATTTGCAACTGGTCTTTTTTCAAAGGGTAATGTCGCATTATATAAGAACTGCACATATTGTTCACGACTTACATGCATTTTTGGTGCATACATACCATTGCCTGTTCCATTAGTAATACGATTGGACTGCACAGCACTAATCGCATCATTTGCCCATGATTTTCTATCTACGTCTGAAAAAGTATGCTCTGACCTTACGTCTAATTGAAACGCCCTTGTTAAAATTTGCGCCATTTCTTCACGAGTTAGCGAGTCTTTGGGCCTAAACATTCCTTTTTCGTCTCCTGCAAAAATACCCATTTCTGTTAAAGCTAAAATTTCTTTTTTAAATATAGTTGAATGATTGCTCACATCTTTATAAGGGTTATGATAATATTCTTTTTCCGCTGGTTTGAAATGACGGAACATAAGAGCTGCAACTTGTTCACGCGTTACCTCATCTCCCAATCCAAAATTTCCATCTCCATATCCAAAAACAATATTTTTATTTGCTAATTCGATAATCGCTTTGTACGCCCAGTGATGATTCGGAAGATCTGAAAAAGTAATTTGTGCCTGTGCATTTCCAATAGATGTGAATGTCGTTGCGGCAACAATTGCACCTGTCATCAATATTTTTTTGAAGTTCATTTCTACGTCTCCTTTACTAAAAAGCACTATTATATCCCTTTAACATAATAATAAATTATACATATGTTATTTGTCATATGTTGTCGAAAAAAACAAAAGAGGAATCATATGATCCCTCTTTTGTTAAGGCATAAATGACAAGTATGGAGACAGCTAACTTTTTCAAAAGTTTGTTAGGGGTAGTAATTTGAAAAAGAAAGTCTTTTCAAATTCAATGTAACATTAATGGAAGATATAGTAAATTGATAATATTTATACGGAAGATTGCTAATGTTTAGTATAAATATTTATTCCTATTATTATAGTGAAAAATGAATAGCATCCTTAATCTAAAATTGAAAAAAGCACCTCTTATCGAGATGCTCTATTCTCTATTTGTCCCCCTTCCTATTAACCCAGAATGAGTTGGCACGGAATCTAATAAATAGCCTATCAGGAACAATTCTGCCTTATAGCACTTCTACAAATCCAAGTTTTTTCTCTTCATCCTCCACTGATTATGAGCTCCCATCTATCTTCCTTGCTTCTCTTTGGATCTTGAGGTGGGAGTCTTACTGCCCTAAAATAGTGAGATAAGCAATATCATTTCCGCGATATAAATAGAAAAGACACTCCGTAGAGTGTCCAAAACCATTTTACTTTTAATATATCGCTTTGAATACATTGTATCATATTATTCCATACTATTTATTGAGAAAATTCTAAATCCTCTTTTTTCTAAGAACTATCTTTTTCATCATGTAATATAATCTTTGTGATAAAGCGAAGCTTTAATCAGTAGTGGGACTTTCTTCATCAGCACTGATTATGGCTCCTCTTTAATGAGGTTGCCATGAAATATCGGATCAATTAACACAAAGATTATAAAAATGAGGTGTATATTACTTGATTATTTTTGGGATGATTCCTCTTATTTTATTCATTATTTTTCTTTATTCTTATTTAAAAGATCCAAGAAAAATAATAAACGGCTTTTTATTTAATACTTTTTTCTGTTCATTTCTCGTTTTTTGTCTTATTGTCGCTTTTCAATTTGATAATGAAAACATACATTGGATTCTTGTAATGCCTTTTTTAGCTTTTATACTGATGTTACCTTTCGGCATAATTGCATTAGTAATAGGACTATTTCTTAATGCAAAAACATTAATGAAAAAAGAAGGACGACGCTTTTCTAATTGTTTAACACTCTTTTTAGGTATATTCATTTTACTATGGATACTACTGGCTATTTTTGACCCGGCAAGCTTGTTTTCTTCTCATTTTCAACCTATATTCGGCGCAATTTCGCTCATTATTTTGTACTTTTTTATACATGTTCTAAATTTCTTCACTGCCTATCTTCTTTATCAATTTAATAGGCCAAAATACAATCAAGATTTCATTATCGTTCTCGGCAGTGGGTTAATTCGTGATAAAGTTCCACCACTACTAGCAAGCCGTATTCATAAAGCAATTGATTTCTATCATAAGCAAGCTGCAGTTGCTTCACCACCTACAATTATTTTCTCCGGTGGACAAGGACCTGATGAAAACCTTCCTGAAGCTGAAGCAATGCAAAAATATGCTGTGGAACAAGGAATTCCGATTGAACATACAGTGCAAGAAAACCGATCAGTTAATACGTACCAAAACATGCTGTTCTCAAAGCAAATTATGGATTCATTAAAACCAGACGGAAATTACAACAGCATCTTTGCAACAAATAACTTCCACCTATTTCGCGCTGGTTTATATGCCAAACAAGCTGGTCTAAATAGCCAAGGAATTGGTTCAAAAACGGCTTTTTATTATTGGCCAAACGCATTGATTCGTGAATATATCGCAATTGTTGTCATGGGGAAAAAGCGCCATATAAAAGTTGTAGGGGTTATTTTAGGATTTGCGATATTCTTGACTGTTCTAAGTTTTATATTTCATTAATATACAGCCAAGACTATTCTTAAAAGCAGAAGAATAGCCTTGGCTTCCTTATTGCTTGTAATCCTATGAAATGCTCGATAATTAATTACACGCAAAAAAGGCCCAAGAAATTGATACCACTCTTCTTGGGCCTTTCTCACTATCTTCTTTTCGTAATTTTCCCTGCACCACCAACCCGTGTTTTAGGGGGAGATGTATTCTTTGGCGGAGTTTTAATCGATGATTTGGGCTTCACATCTGAGCTATTACCACCTGGTGATTTTGTAATTGTTCCTTTCTTTCCTGTAGATGGTGGAACTTTCTTATTCTCTTTTTTCGTAATACTTCCTTGATCTCCTACAGATGGTTTGGAATCAATTTTATCACTTCTTTTAATAATCGACCCTTTTCCCTCTTTTGTAATAGGCGGTGGTGTTTTCTTTTCCTCTTTTGTAGGCGGTCTTTCCGGGATAACTGGCTTATGATTTTGTCTATCATTATATCCGCGATAATCACCACGCGACGATTTATACGAACCAAATATATCATTTAAAATACTTCCGACAATATACCCTTGTAAAAAAGATGGTTGATAATTTTGGCGAACAAATTCTTTATTGCTAATTTCAATCAGTGTATCCGATGGTTTTTCTTTATCTTTTTGAAGGTTATAAATCTCATCAGAATACACAAGAAACATTTGATTTTCGTCTTCTTTTGACACTTGCTTTGGCTCTTTTTCATCTACCAATTCCTTTGCAACCTGAGGAACTGTTTTGTTTGCAGCCCTATATACATATGATTCTTGCTTACCATCTTTTGCAACTGATTCTAATGGGTAGCGGTCTTGAATGGACTGTTCATTTCCCTCTCCCAATAATATGTAGCCAGCAACTATAAGTATTCCAATAATTACAAAAGTAGCAATACCGAGCGATTTAATCATGGTAAACAATCGGTTTGACATGATTATCGCCTCCTTATGTTGCCCTTATAATTTGTACATCCGCAGAAAGAATTGCTTCTCCCTCATACATCATTGTGCGTCCATCTTGCCATTCAATACGAAGTAATTTTCGATTATCGGATTGAAATTCCCATACATATTGCTCATCTGAAACAGCAAACGGTGTTTTTCCCATGACAACAGCACGTCCACTATAGTGCTCTTCTAGATGATAATCGATACCATCCATTTCAATTGTTGTTGGAATCTCATCTATCGAATCTAAACGCCCGTCAATCGGTGTATATAATTTATAATACGTACTTTCACGATTTTCAATTTTTAAATAACGAATCGTTTTCCCATCCTGCAACGTTAATACAATTTCATTACGAGAATGCATGCTTGTTTTTCCAATTAATTCATACATTATTAATGAAACTTCAATCATATCTCCAGGAGCTAACGTTAATAACGATCGTTCTGGTTTAGCAGGTTCTGGACTTTTTATTATATTTTTAATTCGCTTAAATAAACTCATGCTTTATCCCTCCTCTTTCTGTTATAGACAAGCTGCTAAAATAAGTGCTCCAACAATATGTAATGAGCCCGCTAATAAAGCGTGCGAAACATGCCCTTGCTTTGTTCCTTCTTCTAAATCTAATCCCATTATTTTTCTTAAGATCAATTCAATCAACATCTCTACAACTAATAAAATGACAAATGATACAACTGAGGCTAAAAGTGCTTGCCATAAATCATTTGATTTTGTAATCGATTGCGACAAAATATATCCTTGTGCAAATAATTTCATAATAAATCGTGTTGTCACAGCTATATTTCCTTTTTTCATTTCTGCTACATCATTATATTTTGTAAAAATAGAATCAATCCACATCAGTGTAAATAAAAGAATAGCGCTTGCTCCTGTCCAGACAAACATCGCTAACACATTCATCCACGTCATACAAAAACCTCCTCTAAGAACATAATAAGAAAACCGACATGATTACTTTTCATGTCATGTCGGTTCTTTTATCTTTATATCTATGTTCATTCCCTGTATCGAAATACAAATAAAGTAAATTACTTTTTTACAGCATAAAATGCTGCGTCTATATACAGCTAAACACTCTTTCTCCTAAAAAAGAAAGATTTTTCTTCTATATTACTTCTCGTACTGCTTCATAATACGCGCTAATTCGTCCTCTACAGCTGAGTTTTTATTTAAAGCTGCAAATTCCTCATCTAACGACTTTTCTTTTTTATAAATTTCACCGCTTGCCTCTGCTTCTGCTTCTAATTGAAGAGCTTTTTCTTCCATGCGGCTAAGCCCCGCTTTTGCAGTATTAGCATCGAATCCAGACATTGCTTGATTGATACTTTTTTGTGCTTTGGCTGCATTTACACGCGCAACAAGCGTTTCACGTTTATTTTTCAATTCTGTTAATTGCTTGCGCATTTCTTCTAATTTAGCACGAAGGTTATCCGCAGCCGCTTTATTTTGTTCATAACTTGCTTTATATTCATTCATTTTTTGCTCTGCACTTTGCTTCTCTTCTAAAGCGCGACGCGCAAGATCAATATTGTTTGCTTGAACAGCCATATGCGCTTGTTCTTCACGTTTTTTAACAAGTGCTTCTTGCTCTTCAAATAATAATTTAAACTTTTTCTCAAGCGCAATTTGAGCTGCTACACTCTTCTCAGCTTCTTGTACATCCTCTTGCATATCACGTAAATATTGATCCGTCATCTTAACTGGATCTTCCGCTTTTTCAATGAGTGCGTACACATTTGACATCGTTAGATCCCTTAATCGCTTAAATAAAGACATTTCAATTCCTCCTATATATTTACATCTAATTTCAAATCCCCTACTTAGAAGCCTTAAAAAATCTCCCTTCACAGTAAAAATATTCATTTTTATAACCTTGTGTACATTATATCAAACCCAACATGCCCTTACATCTTATTTTTCAAATATAAAAAGAATAATCTTACATTCTGATTACAATATGTGTATACAATTCCCTATGTTCGAATTTCCCACTCCTTCTTTTTGTTACTCCATTACATATTTGTCATGTTACTGCAAGAAAAATCAATCGTTCATATAAAATGAAACTTGTAACATTAGACGGAAAGAAAGTACTTGTAATGAATCAAACAAAAATATGAAGGCAACACAAGTATTGGTAATAACCGTAGCTATGCAGATATGTTTACAATTGTAGAGAATGCTGCATATGACACCGTAAAAGGAGAAGAAAAAACTGTAGGTGTGCTGAAATTTGATAAAGACCTTAGCAAAGAGTTTTCAGGAAGAAATGGAGTAGACGCGGCGTAGCTTGTTAAAATGAAATGATACATAAAAAAAGCTTTGCAAATTTCGCAAAGCTTTTTATTTATTCACAGTATGATTCCTATTCGGACTACAAGTTTTCGACTGACAAGATTGATTTAAAGAACATGCCGCACATTTTCCTTTTTTACTTCTCTTTACAAAACGAAATAACGTATATCCTGCATAACCAAAAATGACAGCACCAATAACAATATTGACTATCATTATTATACATCTCCTTCTAGAATCCGAGTAACGCCCCAACTTGATATATGACAAATGTTAATACATAAGCAACAATAAGTGGATACACAACAGAGAAAATCGTCCATTTTATCGAACCTGTTTCCCGGCGAATCACAGCTACTGTTGCAAGGCATGGAACGTACAACAAAAGAAAGAACATAAATGCATATGCTGATAACGCTGTATAGTGCGCTCCCATAATATTTCCTAATGCATCTTCTTTTACTGCATAAATAATTGCCATGGTCGAAACAACGACCTCTTTTGCTAAAAACCCTGTTAACAGTGATGCTGCTGCTTGCCACGTTCCAAAACCGAGCGGTGCTAACAGCGGTGCAACGACTCCACCAATCATCGCTAAGAAACTATCTCCCATATCAACACCAAACCCAGATGGACCAGCATAATTTAATAACCAAATCACAACCGATCCACCAAAAATAAACGTACCCGCTTTACGGACAAAGCCTTTTCCTTTTTCCCATGTGCTAAGCCATAATGTTTTCGCTTGCGGCATGCGATAAGGTGGCAATTCCACAACAAAAATAGACTTTTCTTCTTTTAAAATCGTCATGGACATGATTTTCGTAACAAGTAATGCAAGTATAATACCGGCGATGTATAAAGAAAATACAACAGTCGCCTGGCTATGAGGAAAGAAAACTCCTGCAAATAATGCATATACAGGTAGACGCGCTGAACAAGACATAAATGGTGTTACGAAGACCGTTAACAGTCGTTCTTTTTCTTGTTCAATTGTTCTTGCTGCCATAATTCCCGGAACGTTACAACCAAAACCGATAATCATTGGAATAAACGCTTTTCCGTTTAAACCAAAGAACTCCATAATTCTATCCATCACAACTGCGATTCGCGCCATATATCCGGAGTCCTCTAATAATGAAATAAAAAAGAACAAAGCAAAGATTTGTGGGACAAATACTAATACAGCACCAACGCCAGCAATAATTCCTTCCGTAATAAGCGCTTGAATAAAATCAGAAGCTCCTATATGAATCAACCCAGCTGTAACCCAATCTGTAAGCTGTCCACTAAAAAATTCATCAAGTATATCCGATAATGGTGTGCCAATCCACGTAAACGTAACCTGAAAAATGAAAAACATGACTGCTAAAAAGATGGGCAGTCCAAAAATTTTATGT
The window above is part of the Bacillus cytotoxicus NVH 391-98 genome. Proteins encoded here:
- the cydB gene encoding cytochrome d ubiquinol oxidase subunit II translates to MSHDMLAVIWFGLWGVIWTVYFILDGYALGNGMIFPFVTKDRKERNQMQEAIGPFWGGNEVWLITAGGATFAAFPITYANMFSYLYTPLFLVLLALFARAAGLEFMHKDDSPVWQSACKWAFTIGSFLIAFLFGVTFANLYYGLQIGKDGYEGTLFTLLNHYGILGGLFFTAIFVVSGSLWVMIKTSGEVADRAYKIAKPFSMTAAILLAIFYVATANRTNLFQNFTEYPVLFIVPALAMILSIITIAMVYKHKIGFAFTTVCLTIAMFMATGFIGMFPRMLPSRINDAYSTTLYKAAGSELNLKIMFFVALIMVPIVIGYQLWSYSIFKEKIHKDSAKGYH
- a CDS encoding S-layer homology domain-containing protein, with the protein product MNFKKILMTGAIVAATTFTSIGNAQAQITFSDLPNHHWAYKAIIELANKNIVFGYGDGNFGLGDEVTREQVAALMFRHFKPAEKEYYHNPYKDVSNHSTIFKKEILALTEMGIFAGDEKGMFRPKDSLTREEMAQILTRAFQLDVRSEHTFSDVDRKSWANDAISAVQSNRITNGTGNGMYAPKMHVSREQYVQFLYNATLPFEKRPVANPVVKPETKPNRFANCKEANAAGIYDITKESPYYGKHLDRDGDGIACERKKAGK
- a CDS encoding YdcF family protein, whose amino-acid sequence is MIIFGMIPLILFIIFLYSYLKDPRKIINGFLFNTFFCSFLVFCLIVAFQFDNENIHWILVMPFLAFILMLPFGIIALVIGLFLNAKTLMKKEGRRFSNCLTLFLGIFILLWILLAIFDPASLFSSHFQPIFGAISLIILYFFIHVLNFFTAYLLYQFNRPKYNQDFIIVLGSGLIRDKVPPLLASRIHKAIDFYHKQAAVASPPTIIFSGGQGPDENLPEAEAMQKYAVEQGIPIEHTVQENRSVNTYQNMLFSKQIMDSLKPDGNYNSIFATNNFHLFRAGLYAKQAGLNSQGIGSKTAFYYWPNALIREYIAIVVMGKKRHIKVVGVILGFAIFLTVLSFIFH
- a CDS encoding DUF4247 domain-containing protein — protein: MSNRLFTMIKSLGIATFVIIGILIVAGYILLGEGNEQSIQDRYPLESVAKDGKQESYVYRAANKTVPQVAKELVDEKEPKQVSKEDENQMFLVYSDEIYNLQKDKEKPSDTLIEISNKEFVRQNYQPSFLQGYIVGSILNDIFGSYKSSRGDYRGYNDRQNHKPVIPERPPTKEEKKTPPPITKEGKGSIIKRSDKIDSKPSVGDQGSITKKENKKVPPSTGKKGTITKSPGGNSSDVKPKSSIKTPPKNTSPPKTRVGGAGKITKRR
- a CDS encoding DUF4178 domain-containing protein: MSLFKRIKNIIKSPEPAKPERSLLTLAPGDMIEVSLIMYELIGKTSMHSRNEIVLTLQDGKTIRYLKIENRESTYYKLYTPIDGRLDSIDEIPTTIEMDGIDYHLEEHYSGRAVVMGKTPFAVSDEQYVWEFQSDNRKLLRIEWQDGRTMMYEGEAILSADVQIIRAT
- a CDS encoding DUF350 domain-containing protein; the encoded protein is MTWMNVLAMFVWTGASAILLFTLMWIDSIFTKYNDVAEMKKGNIAVTTRFIMKLFAQGYILSQSITKSNDLWQALLASVVSFVILLVVEMLIELILRKIMGLDLEEGTKQGHVSHALLAGSLHIVGALILAACL
- a CDS encoding PspA/IM30 family protein, with product MSLFKRLRDLTMSNVYALIEKAEDPVKMTDQYLRDMQEDVQEAEKSVAAQIALEKKFKLLFEEQEALVKKREEQAHMAVQANNIDLARRALEEKQSAEQKMNEYKASYEQNKAAADNLRAKLEEMRKQLTELKNKRETLVARVNAAKAQKSINQAMSGFDANTAKAGLSRMEEKALQLEAEAEASGEIYKKEKSLDEEFAALNKNSAVEDELARIMKQYEK
- a CDS encoding FeoB-associated Cys-rich membrane protein translates to MIVNIVIGAVIFGYAGYTLFRFVKRSKKGKCAACSLNQSCQSKTCSPNRNHTVNK
- the feoB gene encoding ferrous iron transport protein B, with the protein product MNKVALLGNPNTGKTSLFNALTGSYEYVGNWSGVTVEKKIGKLKDKQGTLIDLPGVYDLNPVSRDEGVVTHFLLTEEFHYMLNIVDSSQFERNMHLTLQLLEFGKPMSIGLNMIDVAKQRGIVIDVKRLSEILGVTVVPVVARNGKGCDELLATLHENNRKEMNSFILSYGEQVETAIASIMTLFMKENYEHLRWLALQFLSNNEVVEQEVMGLSIYHELVTIRSQLEKKLDCTLEEHMYNTRATYIEKLKTSVIQHKQEGKIPFSEKIDKLIAHKIFGLPIFLAVMFFIFQVTFTWIGTPLSDILDEFFSGQLTDWVTAGLIHIGASDFIQALITEGIIAGVGAVLVFVPQIFALFFFISLLEDSGYMARIAVVMDRIMEFFGLNGKAFIPMIIGFGCNVPGIMAARTIEQEKERLLTVFVTPFMSCSARLPVYALFAGVFFPHSQATVVFSLYIAGIILALLVTKIMSMTILKEEKSIFVVELPPYRMPQAKTLWLSTWEKGKGFVRKAGTFIFGGSVVIWLLNYAGPSGFGVDMGDSFLAMIGGVVAPLLAPLGFGTWQAAASLLTGFLAKEVVVSTMAIIYAVKEDALGNIMGAHYTALSAYAFMFFLLLYVPCLATVAVIRRETGSIKWTIFSVVYPLIVAYVLTFVIYQVGALLGF